TTACATCGTATTATACGTGATGGACGGTTCAGTCCTAATGGCTAACCAAGTTGCGACATTCGCAGCAGGAATAGGTGCCATAATAGCTCTATTAACATTACTATATTTTTGGGTTAAAAGAAGGCATTTCATTAAAGCTGAAGTTGAACAAGATACGAGTGATATTGATGTTTCGTATTTCAAAATTTATAAAGAAATTATTAAATATAGTATACCGTTTGTTATTGTCAGTTTATGTTTCCCAATTATTAACTTAATTGATCAGTTTACGCATAATACTGGATTAGCTATGGCAGGTGTAAATAGTGAATTGCACGATATATACTTCACGATGTTGAGTATGACTACAAATAAAATTGTTATGATTCCAACTTCATTAGCAGCTGGTTTTGCGGTTAGTTTAGTTCCTTTTATAACAAACACTTACAACTCGGGTAGAATCGATGCTATGCATCATCAAATAAGAAAATCTTTAGGCGTATTACTTTATTTAACTGTACCTGCTTCATTGGGCATTATGGTACTTGCACAACCTTTATATAACGTGTTTTATAGTTATAGCCCAATGGGAACTGAAATTCTATTTTGGTATGCACCAGTCAGTATTTTAATCGCCTTATTATCTGTAACAGCTTCAATGTTACAAGGAATCGATAAACAAGCTTTAACAGTATGGATTGTAATCGTATCTTTAATTGTAAAAGCTGTAATTAATTTACCGTTAATTATGATGTTCCATACTTTAGGTGCGGTGTTAGGTACTGCAATTGCATTACTCATTGCAGTGATTTTAAACTGTTTAGTACTTTGGAAATATGCAGACTTTAAATTTAAC
This portion of the Mammaliicoccus vitulinus genome encodes:
- a CDS encoding putative polysaccharide biosynthesis protein; the protein is MSESKALVRGTFLLTASILITKVIGILYLIPFYAIIGDEKNLAPFTYAYQPYTIMITIATAGVPLAAAKYVSKYNALGAYKVSRKLYQSSFIVMSISGIIGFLLLYFLSPTIAQLTLANKGGIEGGWQIDDITTVIRTISFVVLFIPLLATWRGIFQGFNSMGPTAVSEVTEQVARIAFILGGSYIVLYVMDGSVLMANQVATFAAGIGAIIALLTLLYFWVKRRHFIKAEVEQDTSDIDVSYFKIYKEIIKYSIPFVIVSLCFPIINLIDQFTHNTGLAMAGVNSELHDIYFTMLSMTTNKIVMIPTSLAAGFAVSLVPFITNTYNSGRIDAMHHQIRKSLGVLLYLTVPASLGIMVLAQPLYNVFYSYSPMGTEILFWYAPVSILIALLSVTASMLQGIDKQALTVWIVIVSLIVKAVINLPLIMMFHTLGAVLGTAIALLIAVILNCLVLWKYADFKFNITIYHTLRITFYTIIMVLLVELSYFIVSLFIDPTSKLGALIVLIVGGCVGVVVYGFLTMRARLADEFLGEVTSKIRRKIKWV